The nucleotide window TATCGCTTacgttttcaaaagaaatggatattaattcaagtttattatccagtgttgaaaaaaatttcataatcgatgtCATAATCGAAGGAACAGTTTCGATCAATTTTAGATATAattggtatttacatgtagttaataatgtttaatatttttggagttatttctatttagttttattgGTATGTGCAGTATACACACTAGTTGGAGTTGCCAAATTCCCAattttcaatgtggagtccactATGATTCTTCAACGCACGTCTCAATATAAAAGCGGGAGTAAGTCAGATGAATCTCTGATTAGATATTAGTGTAGAACCGACAATCgattatgtaaaataaaatcaataggaATTGAAGAGCCAAAAATGATCGATAATCAATTGTCGCAATTGTTTCATCACTATTATCTTtcacaaaatttacaaaattaatttttcactGGTTTGTGTGTATACAcggggtttgacactaaggcacgtccgactgaccgagtctactaaatgataggtccggtcgggtaaaatgttgaTAAACTAGTCTGACTGGTCATGTTGAAAAGATGaataagaaactttactttaaaccataagatattttattcttaactccCCCCAATACCTGttaagagtttgcgagcaattttgaaccgattgatgacataatctttattttcagtTCTACAATATATTAGTCACTGTCAGACGGAATTGATGTTTTAGGacatttattcaaatactttgaatgttaaagggactggttcacgttgaacagaaaaaggaaaaggttgggatgaaacaaagcagggcttatgaaatagaaaaaaaataaaacggTTGAATGAATTTCTGTACCGGATAGAATTTAAACAGAAAATgcgtttaattgaaaatcaaatcaaattgaattacgagACTTTTTTTAGAGACTAttaaatactttttatttcaaacttcaTTTAAATTAGGTATTTATATATGAAGAAATCCTCAGgggtttttttctggaaagttggtcagggctagtggatgcaAGGTCAGGTCtattaaatatcatttgaagtagcccgactggtctagtgctcaaagtaaatgtcaaaccctgataCATAAGACTAGTCTTTACATCAACAGATTTAAGGCCAAAATATTGCCTATATTATATctttgcattcagaaggtcaaaattttggctgtcaacatataaatgagttatatttctaatgtttatacatcaaaaatgcaaaatatttattgtgaaGCTAAGAGTTGTATACAATTTTATTAATGGCGACATTGTTTTTGGGCCGTGTGAATAATAAGTCCTACTTTAAAAACCTACAAGTTAAATAGACAAGCTAGACAACCTGCTAATTCATTATCCAAGAAAATTAAGATAATCGAAATCCTTTGAATACATGCATCTTGGAAATTGTTTACAAAGATCTTAGCTGGAAAACCTAGAGGGGTTAAATGGACAAAGCATGTATTCTACTTGGTAATATTTTCCTCAAATCTGATTCAAATTCAAACAAGGAGACAACACATGTACAAAaaatttttgaatttgaataaattctgaaGTATCTTACCTCCCACATCAATGAAATTTTTCACTGCAAGACCTGATCTGGGTGCTGAAGAGAAAACAACAGACTGTACGAGATACCTGTATGCATTGGCATAGAAATTAAATACACATTAGCatagaaattaaatatacagAGATCACATTGACAATAGTGAATTTCTTTCATTTGATTGCAAGTTTTAGATGTCTTAGTATCCTTGAAAAAACACGAGCCTCAAAGCGAGTTGGAAATATATGAACATCTATAAAGCCAAAATGCATGTTTTAGGAAataacacttaaattacatttaCTTTTCACGAACTCTGAAAATTGTTTAAGTTATGAACGACTATATCCACTAAAATTTACAGTAGTCTTACCAACTCGCCCATAGCATCCATCAGGCAAGGCTATCTGTATATCTGTTTTGGCGATTAGTTTCCCTTTTGCAGGAATTACATAATCATATGCACTGGAAAAAAAAAGTCGGCTTGAAATTATCATTTCTAAAGAGACGAAATAGCCAAGACTCATCTGTAAGCATGTCATTCTATCAAACAAAGACAACCATGGCACATACCCTCACCTGtgcaacttttaaaaaaagatttttacccTTTTAAATCCTGTAACAAATATAACAAACCATGATCGAGTTTATGATTCAACCAACTAGAAAAAATTTTATGGTCATAAATATGTTTACAGTATGCAAACTTGTGCtcatgaataaaaatttaattcacaaaTTAGAAAAGTTTGCATATTTATATGGTTCAGTGTGATATTCTGTAAAAAAGTTTGttatatattcatgtaaaacttacgAATCCCCATTTCCGCTCCTATTGAGAAGTTTACTATTGCTTTCAAGCATCatttagaattttgaaaatggctCACTCAATCAGCAACTGTTGAGGTATAGGATATTTCTTGCCACACTTTTGTTTTAGAGAACTAATCACTACTTTTGTTTTAGAGAACTAATCACTATCACCCCTGAATACATTTAAGCAGGATTCACTAGGGGCATTTAATGTTCAACAACGCAGGTCATTGTCAGTGATTAAGTTTTAACCAACAAGCAGGAGGTGTTAAACTTAATTTACAGACACTTGTACCAATATCCAAATTAAAGTttatacatgcgaatatgtCTCGTACCCATTACTACAACCTCTGAAGCATAATAGCTAAAATCCTAGCGTTTTATTAAAATTGTGCAATTTCTGGAAAACCCTGCACTTTCAAATTTATGTgcactggttgaaattataccccattaGTCCGGCTAAAGTGTCGACAAGTTTCTTTCAAGTACCTTAAATGTTCACCATTTATATGTCCCTTCAAGAGGATACGACTTCATTTGCATaaaattgaatccccttcacccaataATGGTTGGTGGGAACTTTGGTTGAACATGTTAACAATTGTTATGATAGCCAAAAAAGATACTTGGAAAAATGAAAACGTTACATAGCAATGAATTATTAATTTACAACGATAAACAAAAAAATACCAACTAGATCTACGAGATTCAACAACTGGCGACTACATACCTATACAAGTCATATCCCGCAGCAAGCTTTGACCCCCTTGTTGGAGAAAAGGCACTTTTGGAGAGCTTGGCGAACTTTAGGATGACCGAGTCCACTGGCATGGCAAAGATCTTCTTCTTCGGGGGTTCCTGGATGTTCTCGAGATCCACGATGTTCATTCCCGCTTTTTATAGCGAAAAATATCAACCGGAACTCCTCGAAATTCTTTGTAAcctggttcccgaggccttccgatcaTGTAAATAATGATCTGACCAATCAGTGAGGTGAATATATTGCATGAAGGGTTAACTATGAAAACACGTAgggaaaatgttaatttttttttaaatctctacCAGTAAACAATAATCTAGTAATTACACCAATATagataaataacaatcattcagatgGACTACTAGTATTAAGTGCTATCAGAATACTAAAGAGTAGTGCCACACTGCTGTCCTGCACACATATTTAACACAGTGCTGTATATACACAAGATGTACTTGTACCATGTATAACTCCGATGCTTATTCTCCAAAAGTTCATTATACATCATAGattctaaaaattaattttatatataatacaatattgttatacatatactgtattTCTGGACAGCTTAATTTGCTGTACACTCTTTTTTCTTCTGTATTTGGTCTTCTGATTCATTGATTGtcacttttttctttcttttttaagcTTACAAGTATGCCCGACAGGGcccattcattcattcattcattcatttatagtcacaatattaataaataacaatcattcagatgtactactactgccAGAGTTCACATTTCTGCACAGCACACatctatataattatgtatgaaCTACTTATTGCAGACAAGACTGAACTATCATGCCAGTTTCAGAGACAGTGgatatataaaattgtaatcaaTATCAGTATAAGAGTTTAGTAAATACAGTATGAaagtatatataatattaactttaaacaaatttttctaTTTAACAGTTTAGTATCTACAGTTCTCAAAAAAATTACACGGAGAATCCTAATGTTCCGCATGTTtcatatcaacaacaacaaaaaaagcaAGTTAGgatgattatatatataaattaaaatatgGGGAGGGGTGGTGAGAAAGCATGGTTTGTTGGCTTGACTACTGACAGTCTGGCGATTAATATCGTTATATTGTAGCAGACCgttgtactcccagtaaccaagacaaCATGAAAAAGTGCATACATGTGTTCAATGCAATGAGATGTGTAATACTTGCAGTGTTATATTccactatttcaaaatattttattaatttgaatGAGGATATTTTCATCTCCATTGGTTATTAAAAAGATAAGCTTTAATTTGATCACTCTTTATCTTTACAAAAGTCTTATATGATTTGTCTATCACctgatgtatacatgtagttctgtTACGTGACTACAcgagaataaaatattgtacattgttATCAACTCTGTCCATGCTCACATTTACAAACAATTGTTTAGTAAGCATAAAATCAGGATTTTCTCCATTCTATTGTATAAGGACTCGTTGAAGTGGTGTCGCGCGGTTTGTGAGTACGATTTTCACGTGGATTTGCTGTCTCGGACAATAGAGACTGAGCTGTTTTCACAGATAATAGAACGTATTCAAAAAGGTGTATTTAGAGCTGCTTTTTAGCTATGTTCTGGTCATCTCAATTTAAGTTTACAGAAAGTATTCAGAACAATTTACGACGgagaaataacatattttggatacatTATTGGTTGTATTCTTT belongs to Ostrea edulis chromosome 7, xbOstEdul1.1, whole genome shotgun sequence and includes:
- the LOC125654788 gene encoding deoxyuridine 5'-triphosphate nucleotidohydrolase-like — encoded protein: MNIVDLENIQEPPKKKIFAMPVDSVILKFAKLSKSAFSPTRGSKLAAGYDLYSAYDYVIPAKGKLIAKTDIQIALPDGCYGRVAPRSGLAVKNFIDVGAGVIDQDYRGNVGVVMFNFGTQDFEVKKGDRIAQLICERIYIPDLQECEELDNTVRGDGGFGSTGKN